Proteins from one Deinococcus actinosclerus genomic window:
- the rsmH gene encoding 16S rRNA (cytosine(1402)-N(4))-methyltransferase RsmH, translating to MQSAADPFDPDLTPGAAGDTLSHVPVLAAEVLEMLQPAPGKVFVDGTLGGAGHTGLLLAAGATVYGIDQDPYALSRARAANPQGLTVLEGNYRDMAQLLAGVGVTQVDGVLLDIGVSSFQLDDTGRGFSYHTEAPLDMRMSQSGESAADVVNEYDAEELASIIYEYGEDRLSRRIARAIVAAREQAPIETTVQLADIVKRAYPGFSKGIHPARRTFQALRIHVNDELGALRDGLAAAETLLAPGGRLAVISFHSLEDRIVKRFLLGSEGLEALTKRPVVASEEEQSGNPRARSAKLRGARRVTA from the coding sequence ATGCAATCCGCCGCCGACCCGTTTGACCCCGACCTGACGCCCGGCGCCGCCGGGGACACCCTCTCACACGTGCCGGTCCTGGCCGCCGAGGTGCTGGAGATGCTCCAGCCCGCGCCCGGTAAGGTCTTCGTGGACGGCACGCTGGGCGGCGCCGGGCACACCGGGCTGCTGCTCGCCGCGGGCGCGACCGTGTACGGCATCGACCAGGACCCCTACGCGCTCAGCCGCGCGCGTGCCGCGAACCCGCAGGGCCTGACCGTCCTGGAAGGCAACTACCGCGACATGGCCCAGCTGCTCGCCGGGGTGGGCGTGACGCAGGTGGACGGCGTCCTGCTCGATATCGGCGTCAGTTCCTTCCAGCTGGACGACACGGGACGCGGCTTCTCGTACCACACCGAGGCGCCGCTGGACATGCGCATGAGCCAGTCCGGCGAGAGCGCCGCCGACGTGGTGAACGAGTACGACGCCGAGGAACTGGCGTCCATCATCTACGAGTACGGCGAGGACCGCCTGTCGCGCCGCATCGCGCGCGCCATCGTGGCCGCCCGTGAGCAGGCGCCCATCGAGACGACCGTGCAGCTCGCCGACATCGTCAAGCGCGCCTACCCCGGCTTCTCGAAAGGCATCCACCCGGCGCGGCGCACGTTCCAGGCGCTGCGCATTCACGTCAACGACGAACTGGGCGCCCTGCGCGACGGGCTCGCGGCGGCCGAGACGCTGCTGGCGCCCGGTGGGCGGCTGGCCGTCATCAGCTTCCACTCGCTTGAGGACCGCATCGTCAAGCGCTTCCTGCTGGGCAGCGAGGGGCTCGAAGCCCTCACGAAACGGCCCGTGGTGGCCAGTGAGGAGGAACAGTCCGGCAATCCCCGCGCGCGCAGCGCGAAACTGCGCGGGGCCCGGCGGGTGACGGCGTGA
- a CDS encoding 3D domain-containing protein: protein MFQAIQRRLHALIIAALGLAGATPALPASTVATDAVRDALTQTAPSQTSAQQAAQSQAAQNRAAGIAATQQASDTVAYTPIRGKTAIARSTAYNSTPGQTDATPYITATGTRTRPGVIALSRDLLRVFPYGTRVIIEDLSGKYSSMLKNRVFIVEDTMAARKTNSVDVWMPTRSEALNWGARQIRITAVR, encoded by the coding sequence ATGTTTCAAGCCATCCAGCGCCGCCTGCACGCCCTGATCATCGCCGCCCTCGGCCTTGCCGGCGCCACCCCCGCCCTGCCTGCCAGCACCGTCGCCACCGACGCTGTCCGCGACGCCCTGACCCAGACCGCCCCCAGCCAGACCAGCGCCCAGCAGGCCGCCCAGAGCCAGGCCGCGCAGAACCGCGCCGCCGGGATCGCCGCCACCCAGCAGGCCAGCGACACCGTCGCCTACACCCCCATCCGTGGCAAGACGGCCATCGCGCGCAGCACCGCCTACAACAGCACCCCCGGTCAGACGGACGCCACCCCCTACATCACCGCGACCGGCACCCGCACCCGCCCCGGCGTGATCGCGCTGTCCCGCGACCTCCTGCGCGTCTTCCCATATGGCACCCGCGTGATCATCGAGGACCTGAGCGGCAAGTACAGCAGCATGCTCAAGAACCGCGTGTTCATCGTCGAGGACACCATGGCCGCCCGCAAGACCAACTCCGTGGACGTGTGGATGCCCACCCGCAGCGAGGCCCTGAACTGGGGCGCGCGGCAGATCCGCATCACTGCCGTCCGCTGA
- a CDS encoding ABC transporter permease produces the protein MTSAPDRTLAWTLALAHLRRRRTQNVLTILGIAVGVMALIAALSLTNGFTRALVSATLRASPHLSVTAYSPSGPSPDLEQAIRADARVQAFTPFLADKGLLTRPASDGRAAGVDFTTLFGVGRDAARVLDLPPEERLILGTLKDGEVMLGAALARSVGAFSGEEVRLLNSSQRRTTLKVRGVFQTGNYLIDSAYAFTNLKTLQAVQGTANITGYQLRLFNPDLAPRVGDDLTRTRAYSALPWQSLYGTLLDQLALQKRVIAFVVLLIVVVAAFGIANVLTLAVFEKTQEIAILRAIGATRPLITRVFLIEGLILGFGGLLLGNVLGLGISAYFTVRPFTLPGDLYFITTLPVEVKFTDILAVNAIGLTTTLLAALIPARRAASVEPGRIIR, from the coding sequence ATGACCTCCGCCCCCGATCGGACGCTCGCGTGGACGCTGGCGCTCGCGCACCTGCGCCGCCGCCGCACCCAGAACGTCCTGACCATCCTGGGCATCGCCGTGGGCGTCATGGCGCTCATCGCCGCGCTGAGCCTCACCAACGGCTTCACCCGCGCGCTGGTCAGCGCCACCCTGCGCGCCAGCCCGCATCTGAGCGTCACCGCGTACAGCCCCAGTGGCCCCAGCCCGGACCTGGAACAGGCGATCCGCGCCGACGCCCGGGTGCAGGCCTTCACGCCCTTCCTGGCGGACAAGGGCCTCCTGACCCGCCCGGCCAGTGACGGGCGCGCCGCCGGAGTGGACTTCACCACGCTGTTCGGGGTCGGCCGGGACGCCGCGCGGGTGCTGGATCTGCCCCCCGAGGAACGCCTGATCCTGGGCACCCTGAAAGACGGCGAGGTCATGCTGGGCGCCGCCCTGGCCCGCAGCGTCGGCGCGTTCAGCGGCGAGGAGGTGCGCCTCCTGAACAGCAGCCAGCGCCGCACCACCCTGAAGGTCCGGGGCGTGTTCCAGACCGGCAACTACCTGATCGACTCCGCCTACGCCTTCACGAACCTGAAGACCCTGCAGGCCGTGCAGGGCACGGCGAACATCACCGGCTACCAGCTGCGCCTGTTCAACCCGGACCTCGCGCCGCGCGTCGGGGACGACCTGACCCGCACCCGCGCGTACAGCGCGCTGCCCTGGCAGAGCCTGTACGGCACGCTGCTCGACCAGCTGGCCCTGCAGAAGCGGGTCATCGCGTTCGTGGTGCTGCTGATCGTGGTGGTCGCCGCGTTCGGCATCGCGAACGTCCTGACGCTGGCCGTGTTCGAGAAGACCCAGGAGATCGCCATCCTGCGCGCCATCGGCGCCACCCGCCCCCTGATCACCCGCGTGTTCCTGATCGAGGGCCTGATCCTGGGCTTCGGCGGCCTGCTGCTGGGCAACGTCCTGGGACTGGGCATCAGCGCGTACTTCACCGTGCGGCCCTTCACGCTGCCCGGCGACCTGTACTTCATCACCACCCTGCCGGTCGAGGTGAAATTCACCGACATCCTCGCCGTGAACGCCATCGGGCTGACCACCACCCTGCTCGCCGCGCTGATCCCCGCCCGGCGCGCCGCGAGCGTGGAACCCGGCCGGATCATCCGCTGA
- a CDS encoding 4a-hydroxytetrahydrobiopterin dehydratase, which yields MAYDPRISYDPTRKLTDGDVLQAKPDGWWGDSGKLYRDFPFQHFMEGVDFAVRVAQQAEERGHHPDIHIHYHYVRVNYYTHDAGGVTQRDLDAAQALNDLVAAEAPVGNTPAGEPSA from the coding sequence ATGGCGTACGACCCCCGCATCAGCTACGACCCCACCCGCAAACTGACCGACGGCGACGTCCTCCAGGCCAAACCCGACGGCTGGTGGGGCGATTCCGGCAAGCTCTACCGCGACTTTCCCTTCCAGCACTTCATGGAGGGCGTGGACTTCGCCGTGCGCGTCGCGCAGCAGGCCGAGGAGCGCGGCCACCACCCCGACATCCACATCCACTACCACTACGTCCGCGTGAACTACTACACGCACGACGCGGGCGGCGTCACCCAGCGCGACCTGGACGCCGCGCAGGCCCTGAACGACCTCGTCGCGGCCGAGGCGCCGGTCGGGAACACACCGGCTGGAGAGCCCTCCGCTTGA
- a CDS encoding acyl-CoA thioesterase, translating to MKLRIPDADVLWADLPDTRRHEQVVTVQPGDLDDLHHVNNTVYLAWCEDVARAHALRLGMGTDALSALGAVPVARQHVITYHRPALLGDQVRVRTALTLHAGVRSVRAYALDRVNPGDPADGVRLAECQTEWVWVDPGTGRPKRAPAPVSAAFGFDG from the coding sequence TTGAAGCTCCGCATTCCCGACGCGGACGTCCTGTGGGCCGACCTGCCCGACACGCGCCGCCACGAACAGGTCGTCACGGTGCAGCCCGGCGACCTGGACGACCTGCACCACGTGAACAACACCGTGTACCTCGCGTGGTGCGAGGACGTCGCCCGCGCCCACGCCCTGCGCCTGGGCATGGGCACCGACGCCCTGAGTGCGCTGGGCGCCGTACCTGTCGCGCGGCAGCACGTCATCACCTACCACCGCCCCGCGCTGCTGGGGGATCAGGTGCGGGTGCGCACCGCCCTGACCCTGCACGCCGGGGTGCGCAGCGTCCGCGCCTACGCCCTGGACCGCGTGAACCCCGGCGACCCGGCTGACGGGGTGCGCCTCGCGGAATGTCAGACCGAATGGGTCTGGGTCGATCCCGGCACCGGCCGCCCCAAACGCGCCCCGGCGCCGGTCAGCGCCGCCTTCGGCTTCGACGGCTGA
- a CDS encoding cyclase family protein codes for MLTFPHDISRLLTPGHPNWPGDAPFRVSPGARIAAGDSVNTGELCTSTHTGTHVDAPWHYDDAGARLQDVPLDVYVGRCRVLGVTAQDGAVQADVLAGLPETLAPRLLLRTGQPAHWAAFPEDFPALAPAFVREAARRGVRLIGTDCPSVDALTSKDLPGHAACRDAGVFILESLKLEGVPDGEYDLVCLPLPLAEVDGAPARAILLRAGTL; via the coding sequence ATGCTGACCTTCCCGCACGACATCTCCCGCCTCCTCACGCCCGGTCATCCGAACTGGCCGGGAGACGCGCCGTTCCGGGTAAGTCCCGGCGCGCGGATCGCGGCGGGTGACAGCGTGAACACCGGCGAGCTGTGCACGAGCACCCACACCGGCACGCACGTGGACGCGCCGTGGCATTACGACGACGCCGGGGCGAGGTTGCAGGACGTCCCGCTGGACGTGTACGTGGGCCGCTGCCGGGTGCTGGGTGTGACGGCGCAGGACGGAGCCGTGCAGGCTGACGTGCTGGCGGGGCTGCCGGAGACCCTCGCGCCCCGGCTGCTGCTGCGCACCGGGCAGCCCGCGCACTGGGCGGCCTTCCCGGAGGATTTCCCGGCCCTCGCCCCGGCCTTCGTGCGGGAGGCGGCGCGGCGCGGCGTGCGGCTGATCGGCACGGACTGTCCCAGCGTGGACGCCCTGACCAGCAAGGACCTGCCGGGGCACGCGGCGTGCCGGGACGCCGGGGTGTTCATCCTGGAGAGCCTGAAGCTGGAGGGGGTCCCGGACGGCGAGTACGACCTGGTGTGCCTGCCCCTGCCGCTGGCCGAGGTGGATGGCGCGCCGGCCCGCGCGATCCTGCTGCGGGCCGGGACACTGTAA
- a CDS encoding ATP-binding protein, with protein MTLRTLGALSVEGVTFRREKVLLLLAYLCLEGPQPRRRLAELFWPDATNPMNSLAQHLVHLRGLPGALAEDGQRVAAAMPCDAAQLRDLVRRGRHEAAAALYAGPFLDALTIPLGADLEEWVFDTRDAVAQAARAALTTLGAQAAAHGHAQQAGDLAARALTLPGAPPPDELDLPKLHHLLSLAGHPLAAQVERDARSLGLNLSAAPAPVSAPFAGREAELAALNTLTPGQTAWISGHAGMGKTALLEALARSGGWTVLPGRAEAPYATLSPLSAAPPTHPQAAHAALRDPHLRVAIDSWDAADPATQAALTHAAAARPGAVIVVTSRHHPPFDVDLHLNLGPLTPDDLRAHPEVHARTDGHPVLVGHALRGQPLDLRLGARVRAYPDPVRDTFLLLALQDQPNLRATRAALNQDAGTFARTLAFLTTEGLTSETGRVYAAATTREHLSQIHVHAALLHLRLARALPEDAAWPHYDRSRDLWEDPDETRAAHAARQHAHTHLRRGYPGQAAALLDTLAHLPTLAVPHAWALIGVGRSQDALTRLSTLSAHDQQVSDALAARAVALVYLGRADEAVALAGQISGHGPDAAHAASVRAHAARMREEWDAARRHSQIAADLWNLHGDDEAHLTELGMVARAQVGLGAEPHAVFTPLLDRARDIPSARSRLLLNYVMLLGTLGQRREAEALYPALMQALHEAGDTFGLANVHINRGVDAHESGDLTGAAEHYRAAIAHLRGTGNTRLLGVALSNLSEIDGDLSAFEDALTLLTGAGQHELVAQIRRNAQVQTAQVQTAQVQTAP; from the coding sequence ATGACCCTGCGGACCCTCGGCGCCCTGTCCGTGGAGGGCGTCACCTTCCGGCGCGAGAAGGTGCTGCTGCTCCTCGCGTACCTGTGCCTGGAAGGCCCGCAGCCCCGCCGCCGACTGGCCGAGCTGTTCTGGCCCGACGCGACTAACCCCATGAACTCGCTGGCGCAGCACCTCGTGCACCTGCGCGGCCTGCCCGGCGCCCTGGCCGAGGACGGCCAGCGGGTCGCCGCCGCCATGCCCTGCGACGCCGCTCAGCTGCGCGACCTCGTCCGCCGGGGCCGCCACGAGGCCGCCGCCGCGCTGTACGCCGGGCCGTTCCTGGACGCCCTGACCATTCCCCTGGGCGCCGACCTGGAAGAATGGGTGTTCGACACCCGCGACGCCGTCGCGCAGGCGGCCCGCGCCGCCCTGACGACCCTCGGGGCGCAGGCCGCCGCGCACGGCCACGCGCAACAGGCCGGGGACCTCGCCGCGCGCGCCCTGACGCTGCCCGGCGCTCCACCCCCCGATGAACTCGACCTGCCGAAACTCCATCACCTCCTGAGCCTCGCCGGGCACCCGCTGGCCGCGCAGGTCGAACGGGACGCCCGCAGCCTCGGCCTGAACCTGAGCGCCGCGCCTGCCCCGGTCAGCGCCCCCTTCGCCGGACGGGAAGCCGAACTGGCCGCCCTGAACACCCTGACCCCCGGCCAGACCGCCTGGATCAGCGGGCACGCCGGCATGGGCAAAACGGCCCTGCTCGAAGCCCTCGCGCGCAGCGGCGGCTGGACGGTCCTCCCGGGCCGCGCCGAAGCGCCCTACGCCACCCTGAGTCCCCTGAGCGCCGCGCCCCCCACCCACCCGCAGGCCGCGCACGCCGCGCTGCGCGACCCGCACCTGCGCGTCGCCATCGACAGCTGGGACGCGGCGGACCCCGCCACGCAGGCCGCCCTGACCCACGCCGCCGCCGCGCGTCCCGGCGCGGTCATCGTGGTCACGTCCCGCCACCACCCGCCCTTCGACGTGGACCTGCACCTGAACCTCGGGCCGCTGACCCCGGACGACCTGCGCGCCCACCCGGAAGTGCACGCACGCACCGACGGGCACCCCGTCCTCGTCGGGCACGCCCTGCGCGGCCAGCCGCTCGACCTGCGCCTGGGCGCGCGCGTCCGCGCCTACCCCGACCCGGTGCGTGACACCTTCCTGCTCCTCGCCCTGCAGGACCAGCCGAACCTGCGCGCCACCCGCGCCGCCCTGAACCAGGACGCCGGCACCTTCGCCCGCACCCTGGCCTTCCTGACCACCGAGGGCCTGACCAGCGAAACCGGCCGCGTGTACGCCGCCGCCACCACCCGCGAGCACCTCAGCCAGATCCACGTGCACGCCGCGCTGCTGCACCTGCGCCTCGCCCGCGCGCTGCCCGAGGACGCCGCCTGGCCCCACTACGACCGCAGCCGCGACCTCTGGGAGGATCCCGACGAGACCCGCGCCGCCCACGCCGCCCGCCAGCACGCCCACACCCACCTCAGGCGCGGCTACCCCGGCCAGGCCGCCGCGCTGCTCGACACCCTGGCCCACCTGCCCACCCTGGCCGTCCCCCACGCCTGGGCGCTAATCGGCGTGGGCCGCTCCCAGGACGCCCTGACCCGCCTGAGCACCCTGAGCGCTCACGACCAGCAGGTCAGCGACGCCCTGGCCGCCCGCGCCGTTGCCCTGGTGTACCTCGGGCGTGCCGATGAGGCGGTGGCGCTGGCTGGGCAGATCAGCGGCCATGGCCCCGACGCCGCCCACGCCGCGAGTGTCCGCGCCCACGCCGCCCGCATGCGTGAGGAATGGGACGCCGCCCGCCGCCACAGCCAGATCGCCGCCGACCTCTGGAACCTCCACGGGGACGACGAGGCGCACCTCACCGAACTCGGCATGGTCGCCCGCGCCCAGGTCGGCCTCGGCGCAGAGCCCCACGCCGTCTTCACGCCGCTGCTGGACCGCGCCCGGGACATTCCCAGCGCCCGCAGCCGCCTGCTGCTGAACTACGTGATGCTGCTCGGCACCCTCGGCCAGCGCCGTGAGGCCGAGGCGCTGTACCCCGCCCTGATGCAGGCCCTCCACGAGGCCGGGGACACCTTCGGGCTGGCGAACGTCCACATCAACCGGGGTGTGGACGCCCACGAGAGCGGTGATCTCACGGGCGCCGCCGAACACTACCGCGCGGCCATCGCCCACCTGCGCGGCACCGGCAACACCCGCCTGCTGGGCGTCGCCCTGAGCAACCTCAGCGAGATCGACGGTGACCTCAGCGCGTTCGAGGACGCCCTGACCCTCCTGACCGGAGCCGGACAGCACGAGCTGGTCGCGCAGATCCGCCGCAACGCCCAGGTGCAGACCGCCCAGGTGCAGACCGCCCAGGTGCAGACCGCCCCCTGA
- a CDS encoding S8/S53 family peptidase: MLRSAIHTRLPALLLLLGAAYAQPSPAAVTAVRPAGVYPAAAAPGETAWIFGLSGVAPEGKLNVGGQAAEYRLDRASGWLAFQVPQRAAGGPQSLTLRGAPQSLSLNVLTVPPGTDALVYVRPDAAKTVQAEYTRRLQALADACARTCPAEVQAVLNRLSAQQPPALAPLASPATGQGARVAPLPTLATRAPLVTLTTLKAANLTQLLNPAARPPAAPIDSICSALAGTVPTAGLPLGQVLTLLELIFAGDLQTDPTRVGWPNQATDPPYAKMPPAQVLARLLNFRGGSGKGVTIHVLDTASATEDPFTYSGQYYTVTFTDRPHHGRAIGEIAQAVAPGAELDYRQVCEKDGTCSTLKTVQALCAVAADARRGGRHVVNLSVGGPNPTRGLNLALREVTTLGVPVAASYGNRDDCARLVPGDRCNHYPADWTRAYEFGPAVNLAARSLRATMLFSVAGWDVATGQLATYNRGVGNPGVLTEAPSVQAPGEFWLGGYPYFGTSFAAPVVSGLLASWMSCQPGVPLLPLITTPGQAPIAPNVVNACP; this comes from the coding sequence ATGCTTCGATCCGCGATCCACACCCGCCTGCCGGCCCTGCTGCTCCTGCTGGGCGCCGCGTACGCCCAGCCCAGTCCAGCTGCCGTCACGGCCGTCCGCCCCGCCGGGGTGTACCCGGCCGCCGCCGCACCCGGCGAGACCGCCTGGATCTTCGGGCTGAGCGGCGTCGCGCCGGAAGGGAAACTGAATGTCGGGGGACAGGCGGCCGAGTACCGCCTGGACCGCGCCAGCGGCTGGCTGGCCTTCCAGGTGCCGCAGCGTGCCGCGGGCGGGCCGCAGAGTCTTACACTGCGCGGCGCCCCGCAGTCCCTGAGCCTGAACGTCCTGACCGTGCCGCCCGGCACCGACGCCCTGGTGTACGTCCGCCCCGACGCCGCCAAGACCGTGCAGGCCGAGTACACCCGCCGCCTCCAGGCGCTGGCCGACGCCTGCGCCAGGACCTGCCCGGCAGAGGTGCAGGCGGTGCTCAACAGGCTGAGTGCCCAGCAGCCGCCCGCGCTGGCGCCCCTGGCGTCCCCCGCGACGGGCCAGGGCGCGCGGGTCGCCCCGCTTCCCACGCTGGCGACCCGCGCCCCCCTGGTCACCCTGACCACCCTGAAAGCGGCGAACCTGACCCAGCTGCTGAACCCGGCCGCGCGCCCCCCGGCCGCGCCCATCGATTCGATCTGCTCGGCCCTGGCCGGCACGGTCCCGACGGCCGGACTGCCGCTGGGTCAGGTCCTCACGCTGCTGGAGCTGATCTTCGCCGGTGACCTGCAGACCGACCCCACCCGCGTCGGCTGGCCCAATCAGGCCACAGACCCTCCGTACGCGAAGATGCCCCCGGCCCAGGTGCTCGCCCGCCTCCTGAACTTCAGGGGAGGCAGCGGCAAGGGCGTCACCATCCACGTCCTCGACACGGCCAGTGCCACCGAGGACCCCTTCACGTACAGCGGGCAGTACTACACCGTGACCTTCACGGACCGCCCCCACCACGGCCGCGCCATCGGGGAGATCGCGCAGGCCGTCGCGCCCGGCGCGGAGCTGGACTACCGGCAGGTGTGCGAGAAGGACGGCACCTGCTCCACCCTGAAGACCGTGCAGGCCCTGTGCGCCGTCGCAGCCGACGCGCGGCGCGGCGGACGGCACGTCGTGAACCTCAGCGTGGGCGGCCCGAACCCCACGCGCGGCCTGAACCTCGCGCTGCGCGAGGTGACGACCCTGGGCGTGCCGGTCGCCGCCAGCTACGGCAACCGTGACGACTGCGCCCGGCTGGTGCCCGGTGACCGCTGCAACCACTACCCCGCCGACTGGACGCGCGCCTACGAGTTCGGCCCGGCAGTCAACCTCGCGGCCCGCAGCCTGCGCGCCACGATGCTGTTCAGCGTCGCCGGGTGGGACGTCGCCACGGGACAGCTGGCCACCTACAACCGGGGCGTGGGCAACCCCGGCGTGCTCACCGAGGCGCCCAGCGTGCAGGCCCCCGGTGAATTCTGGCTGGGCGGGTACCCGTACTTCGGCACCAGCTTCGCCGCGCCGGTCGTGAGCGGCCTCCTCGCCAGCTGGATGAGCTGCCAGCCCGGCGTACCCCTGCTGCCGCTGATCACCACGCCCGGACAGGCGCCCATCGCGCCGAATGTCGTGAACGCCTGCCCCTGA
- a CDS encoding S8/S53 family peptidase yields the protein MKILRICGIIPTLVFLFLTNANAFGIYPKIVNISEYTDTPFFTIALEGNEIAKLQDSNLWLRLGNKSVECTKDDRFFRWQCPIPSSSAYGEQEIFIRAGATGADIGSNKVTILDRAGVYLLLSPAKEDDKAGGILNFIDTLEARKMLYDNGIGDFKQILSLMGDTIYEDIDIIDTYTPNSIYLYKKFHNSDNIFGDLPLECKSNMTKIVAKNLGNWFFQDKTPVIDNNIQAVPTREPWVGDESDINPLRVPRDEGKKYNKAILNSMNIGFENKKDTMYIESDPVIEYPLVFILDTFDSKSNNDTFDFGGARRHGEIIYRMIAEISGLPYNNIIGINTCDTRDGQCDIRKIIDGICQASIYAEMNYKVYINMSFSSYLGGASLRKIIDFAKFHGVNIIASNGNNDRCNGYTYEQVCHQYPADWSYDQNSGLGGRLISVGAIQPTYNIGEVRSFAPFDRLFPSIRAKSKPALLYAPGEYFADDDLTYSVRRIGTSFAAPYVTAMLVKWDSLKDRPYNCELGKISMNLSIILANYPGNTESCK from the coding sequence ATGAAAATTTTAAGAATTTGTGGAATTATACCTACTCTTGTTTTTCTTTTTTTAACAAATGCAAATGCATTTGGAATATATCCAAAAATAGTAAATATTTCAGAGTATACTGACACACCATTCTTTACTATCGCTTTAGAAGGTAATGAGATTGCGAAATTGCAGGATAGTAATTTATGGCTCAGGCTAGGTAACAAGTCGGTAGAATGTACAAAAGATGATCGCTTCTTTAGGTGGCAATGCCCTATACCTTCAAGTTCTGCATACGGTGAACAGGAAATTTTCATCCGCGCTGGAGCAACGGGCGCTGATATTGGAAGTAATAAAGTTACAATATTAGATAGGGCTGGAGTTTATTTATTGCTTTCCCCAGCTAAAGAGGATGATAAAGCTGGTGGCATTTTGAATTTTATTGATACTTTAGAGGCCAGAAAAATGCTATACGATAATGGAATTGGTGATTTCAAGCAGATACTGTCGCTTATGGGAGACACGATTTATGAAGATATAGACATTATTGACACTTATACTCCTAATTCAATTTATTTATATAAAAAATTTCATAACTCAGATAATATTTTTGGCGATCTTCCGCTTGAATGCAAGAGCAATATGACAAAAATAGTTGCAAAAAATCTAGGAAATTGGTTTTTTCAAGATAAAACTCCTGTTATTGATAACAATATACAGGCAGTTCCTACTAGGGAGCCTTGGGTTGGAGATGAAAGCGATATAAATCCTCTTAGAGTTCCTCGAGATGAAGGTAAGAAGTATAATAAAGCCATATTAAATTCTATGAATATTGGATTTGAAAATAAAAAAGATACAATGTATATTGAAAGTGATCCGGTTATAGAATATCCACTTGTTTTTATATTGGATACGTTTGATTCTAAATCAAATAATGATACATTTGATTTCGGCGGTGCCAGACGTCATGGAGAAATAATATACCGAATGATAGCTGAGATTAGCGGACTACCCTATAATAACATAATCGGCATAAATACATGCGATACCCGAGATGGTCAATGCGACATACGAAAAATTATCGATGGCATCTGTCAGGCAAGTATATATGCCGAAATGAACTATAAAGTTTACATAAACATGAGTTTTTCTAGTTATTTAGGAGGGGCTAGTCTGAGAAAAATTATAGACTTTGCTAAATTCCACGGCGTTAATATTATTGCCTCAAACGGAAATAATGATAGGTGTAATGGATATACTTATGAGCAAGTATGTCATCAGTATCCAGCTGATTGGTCTTACGACCAGAACAGTGGATTGGGAGGTAGATTAATCAGCGTAGGTGCTATACAGCCTACATATAATATTGGCGAAGTGAGAAGTTTTGCTCCATTCGATAGATTATTTCCTTCAATCAGGGCGAAATCCAAACCTGCGCTTCTTTACGCGCCTGGAGAGTATTTTGCGGATGATGATCTCACGTATTCAGTAAGGAGAATCGGCACGTCTTTTGCTGCGCCTTATGTTACTGCCATGTTGGTAAAGTGGGATAGTTTGAAGGATCGGCCATATAACTGTGAGCTGGGTAAAATATCTATGAATTTGAGTATAATTCTCGCCAACTATCCGGGAAACACAGAAAGTTGTAAATGA